CGCTTCCGGGCCAGGAACCACGCGCCCGGGCCCAGGCGGGCGCCCCGCGGACGCCGGCGGTCGCGGTGCCGGGAAAGGGCGCGGGCCTCGTCGAATCCGACGCGGACGCCCCATTCCTGCCGGCCCGCCACCCGGCGAAGAAGCCGCTCCAGGCTCCTCCGCCGGCGTCGGATGTGACCGAGCGCCCGCTCGTCGGAGGTGAAGAGCGTGAAGAGCTTCATGGGAACGACCGTCCCGGCGCGAGCCACGTGCTCGACAACGCCCTCGTGCGCCAGGGCACACGCCGAGACCCACTCGAGGTCGTGGAGCTTCGATTCGATCCGCTCGGCGCCGTACCGCGCCAGTGGCGCATCCGCCGCAATCAGCCACAGCGCGTCGTCCGCCCGGAGGGCCCGCGGCCGGCTCATTCCGGGCAGGCCGGGGGGCACGGCCCGGAGGGACGGCGCGCCCGGCCCTGGCACGAGACAATAAAGGTACGTCGCGGTCGGCGAGGTCGTCCGCCGGCTCACCGGGCTCGCCCGCCAGGACTCGCGTCGGGGCGCATCCACCGCACCCCCCACCGCCGGAGCTCCCTGACGCCGCGCGGGGGAGGCGCGGTCTCGGGGGTCAGGATGAGCGGGTTTCCCGTGGGGAGGCGAGGGGAACTCTGTGATCTCAACGCCCCGATCTCCCGCCTCTGCCGCCCGGCCTCCCGCGCGCAGCGACGACAGCGGGGCGCGCCGGGTGCGATGACGGCGTTGACGATCACCGCCGAGACGGCCATCCGTAGCTCACGTAGCCGCTCGAGGAGCCGCAGCGTTTCCAGGCGCGGCAGCGCGGCGGCATGGGTCACCACCACGACGCGCGTGGCGCCGCCGTCGCGCAGGAGCGCGTCCAGCTGCCGCAAGTCACGCGACATCTCCACGAGATCCTGAGCCAGCGCACCCGGGCGGATGACCGCTCGGTACTTGAGAAGGATCGCGAGCAGCGCGCGCACCCATTCGAGCGCCACCCGCGGCAGGGCGAGGAGCCGGAGGGCGTGGCCGGTGGGCGCCGTGTCGACGACCACCATGTCATAGGCGGCGGCCCCTCCGTCACGGGGGACGAGCGCCTCGGTCACCGAGAGCATGGCCAACAGCTCGTCGATGCCCGGTGGCGCCAGCTCCATGAGATCCTGGACCACGGCCCGGTCGAACGCGGCGTCGAACCCCGTCCCCCGCCGGACCGCGGCGAAGAGCTGATCCACCGCCTCGCGGTACCGGGCCTGGCGCCGGCGGAACTCGCGGTCGGCGTCGAGCTCCCTGGCTCGCAGCCCCCCGGAGACGTCCGGCAGACCGCGCGCCGGGTCGCCCAGCGGGACCGCCAGCACGTCGCCGAGAGAGTGGGCGGGATCGGTGGACAGCAGGAGGATCTTCCGGGCGGGCGCCTGGTCGGCGAGGGCGAGGGCCGCCGTCGCCGCGCAGGTCGTCTTGCCCACGCCGCCTTTGCCCGTGAAGAGCAGGAGCCGCACCGCGTCCGGCGACACGACCCCGAGCCACTCCTTGGGGCGGCCGGTGGGCCGGCGACGCCGTTCCGCGCGCGGAGCGCGGGGCGGCGGCCCGGCGAGCAACCCTTCGCCGCGCGAGGCGTCGGTCAGGCGCCGCCCGATCGCCCGAAGGGCCCCGAGGCCGCGCGGCTCCTCCGCCGCGGCGGCCACGAAGCGCAGGGGACGCCCGCGAAAGGCGGCCCGTACCGCCCGGACGGCGACCCGCTCGGACCGGATCCGGGCGCCGCACCGGGCGCAGGGAGAGTCGGGGGGCGGGGTCAGGCGGTTGACGACGACCTCGCCGACGGGCATGCCCCAGCGGCTCAGCTCGCGAAGACCATCCTTCGCCTCCTCCACCGACAGCGCCTCGGGCAGGAGCACCCACCAGAAGCTGGACCGGCGCCGATCGCGAAGCAAGGCCTGGAGCTCCCGCCCCTCGGCGTCGATCTCCTCGATCAACGCGTCGCTCGGGTCCGGGCGGTAGCCGCCACCGAGCCGCTCGGCCAGAAAGCGGTGCTTCGCGTACATGTGGTCGAGCACGGCGGCGATGCGCTGCACGGTCTCGGGCATGGCGAGGAACCGCAGGGTGTGACCCGTGGGGGCGGTATCCACCACGACATCCTCGTACGGGCGCGCCCGGGCGACGCGGGCGAGCTCGATGAGCCCGATCAGCTCGTCGACCCCCGGCAGGGAAAGCCGCAGGAGCCGCTCGATGTCCTGATCGTCGAGGTAGGTGCCGCGTTCGGCAATCACGCGCAGCTTCTCCCGGCGGTGGGTCAGCCACCGCGCGAGCGCGCGCTCGGCGTCCAGCTCGGCCGCGTAGAGCTGGCCCCGCCGGGTGCGTATGCGGGAGGCCCGCGGTCCGAGACGGGTGGCCAGGGCGTCGCCCAGCGAGTGCGCCGGGTCCGTCGAGACGACGAGCACGCGCCGGCCGGCGTCGGCCAGCCCGATCGCCGCCGCCGCCGCGCAGGTCGTCTTGCCGACGCCGCCTTTGCCGCCGAAGAACCGGAACCCGCCCCCCGGGTCGATAGTCTTCGCAGCCCGTCGTCCTCGGGTCCGGGGGCGGGTCGGCCGCCGCTCAGCGACCCCGGCCGGCCCCCGGCTGGTCGCCGACGTGCTCGTCACCCGTGAAGGTGGCCTCCACCCCCGTGACCTTGACCCGGCCGCGCCCCGGCGCGGGCCCCGTCCGCGCGCGGCGGATCTCGCTGATCCGCTGCAGGAGGTCGCGCTCGATCGCCGCAAACTCCTCGTCGGTGATCTCCCCCAGCTCGAGGCGCATCTGGGCGGCGAGGAGCTCCTCACGGAGCGCGCTGTCGTCGTTGAGCTCCGAGTCGACCGCGGCCGCGATCTTGCCGAGCACGAACCGGAGCCCGCCGAGGATCAGGGTGTCGAGGATCAGCATGTGACGATGAGGACCGCCGCCCGACAGCGGCGCCGGGCCCCTACTTCGCCCGCTCCAGCTTCAAGCGGATGTTCACGAAGTTGTACGGGGGCCAGGGGCCCGTGTACTTGAAGGTCAGGTGGGCCTGTCTGGCGCCGATCTCCTTCACCTTCGCGTCGAAGGCCGCTTCCCGGTCGCGCGCCACCAGGAAGGCGGCATTCATGATCATCCGGTCGCCGATCGGCTTGTTGGCCCGCGAGGCGACGGCGACGTCACGCAGCTGCTCGAAGATGTCCGCCACGTAGCGCTCGGACCGCGCCTGGAGCGCCGCGTCGATCAGCCGGCCGTACTGCATGCGGGCGAAGTAGGTCGAGCCCTTTTGCGAGGAGATCTCGTGCTTCAGCCGCCGGATGTCCTCGTCTTCCTGCTCGAGCTCGCGTATGACATCATCGCGATCCCAGAGAACCTTGAGCCCGAACTCCAGCTTCTCGTGCATCTTGACCAGCACGTCGCGGAACGCGTCGTAAGCGCCCCGCAGCAGCTCGATGATGTCATCCCGCGTCTTGAACACCGTGCCGAACGACATCGGGATCACGGTGAACTGCCGCATGACGGCCTCGTTGACCCGCTCGTGGGCCAGCACGTTCTCGCGGGTCGCGTCGAACACCTCGCTCGGCGTGTCGGAGACGACCGCCGCGATCTCCTTGAAGTTGACGGTGTGGACCTCGGCCGGGGCGGCGCCGATGCCGATCGGTCCGAATCGGAGGGGCTCCGAGCTCTGGATGATGCAGTAGACGTACTTGCCGCGGCTGTCCGTCGCCGCCGGGCCGCGCGAGGTCTCGCGACGCGCGCCCTTGCCGGCGGCGCCGCCCGCGCGCATGCCGGGATCCTTGGTCGACCGGCCCGCTCGCCCCCCCCCACCCGACCGCCCCGCTGTCCCCGTCTTGCCCTTGCGCGTCGCCACGATCTATCTCCCGCTCTTCGGCTTCGTCTTCAGCCCCGCTCCGGCCAGGATGCGGCGAATCTCCGCGACCAGGTCCTCGGGCAGGCAGGGCTTGGTGAGGAAGGCGTCGCAACCCGCCTCCCGGGCGACCTCGGAGTGCCGCCCCAGCGCGTGCCCCGTGAGGGCCAGGACCGGGATCCGCTTGGTGCGCTCGTCGCCCTTCAGCCGCCGCGTCGCCTCCCACCCATCCATCACCGGCAGTGACAAGTCCATGACGATGAGGTCGGGCCGCAGGGTCGTGGCCTGGTCGAGGGCCACCTTGCCGTTCTCGGCCTCGGCCACCCGGAAGCCCGCGAATCTGAGAAACTGCACGTACATCGCGCGGTTGTCCTCGAAGTCATCCACCACCAGGATCAGGGGGGCCTCGCCCGGGGGAGCTCCAGAGGAATCCGCCCGCATCGATGGCTTCGTCATCGGCGCCGGAGGCGGAGCGGCAGGAGCAGGGTGAAGGTCGAGCCCTCGCCGACCTTGCTGGTGAGCGTGACCTGCCCCTCGAGCATGGTGGCGAGCCGGCGGCAGATGGCCAGCCCCAGCCCCGCCCCACCGTACTGGCGGGTGGACGAGCTGTCGGCCTGGCGGAAGTCCTCGAAGACCTTGGCCTGCTCCTCCGGGGGAATCCCGATCCCGGTGTCGCTCACCGCGATCGCGATCTGCCGGGTGGCCGGCAGGACCGCGGCCGACACGTTCACCCGGCCCTGCGGCGTGAACTTGAGCGCGTTGGTCAGGAGGTTCAGCACGATCTGCTTGACCTTCGCGCGGTCGCTCCGGAGCGCCGGAATGTCCGGGGGAATCTCGCTGACGACCTCGAGCTTCGACCGGGCGATGAGGGGGTCGAGCTCGGCCATGACCTCCCTGATCAGGGCGGGCACCTCGAACTCCCCGAGGTGGAGCGGCATGCGGCCGGCCTCGATGCGCGAGATGTCGAGGATGTCGTTGATGATCGCCAGCAGGTGTCGCCCGTTCGAGTCCACCCGCGACAGGTTGTCCCGCTGCAGGGTCGTGAGCTCCCCGGCCACGCCCTTGAGCAGCATGCTGGTGTAGCCGAGGATGGCGTTGAGCGGCGTCCGGAACTCGTGGGACATGTTCGCCAGGAACTGCGTCTTGAGCGCCGAGGCCTGTTCCAGCTCGATGGCCTGCCGCCGCAGGAGCTCGTTCTGACGGACCAGCTCGGCCGTCGCCTGGCGGATCTTCTCTTCCAGCTCCGAGGAGGCGCGCTTGAGCTGCTCGTAGAGTTGCTCCTTCTCGAGCGCTTCGGTGCGGTCGTGCAGGATCGTCACGACCGCCGTCACCTCGCCGTGCTCGGAGAGCACCTTCCCGGACACGGCCTCCACGGGGATCCCGGCGCCCGTCTCGGGGTCGACCAGGCTGATCCCCCCGCGATAGCGCAGGTCGGCGGCGCCGAAGAACAGGTTCGACACGAACGACGTGAAGTTGGCGTCGTTGGCGCGGACCCGCTGAGTCTCCTCGGCGGTGGCCCGGGCCGCGGCGGTGAACAGCCGCTCGGCGGGGGCGTTCATCATGACGATGTTCCCCACCGGGTCCGTCACCAGGATCGGGTCGGCCACCGAGTCGATGACGAGATCCAGCCGATCCCGCTCGGCCCGGATCTCGGCCTCGGCGCCCCGGATCTTCCGGTAATTCTCCTCGATCTCCTCGGTCGCCCGCCGGAGGTCCGTCACGTTCCGGAGAACCGACACGACCCCCGTGCCCTCCCGGGGGTCCTCGACGGTGGTGCTGAGCAGCTCGAACAGGAGGTCCGAGCCCTCGGTCGGGTCGACCAGGAGGATCTCCCGGCGCTCGGCGCCCTCGCGCACGGCGCTCTGCCCCAGGACCGACGTGAAGAGCATGTTGTTGAGCGCCACCGCCCGGCGCCGCCCCTCGCTCTCGGCCTCGCGACTGGCGAACAGGGTTTCGGCTCGGCTGTTGGCGATCACCAGCCGTCCTTCGGCATCCGTCAACATGACCGGGTCGAGGACGGCGTTGACCACCCTCTGGAGCAGTGCCCGTTCCCGCACCAGGCGGCCATAGAACCTCGGGCGCACCAGCCGGTGACCGAGGACTTCGGCAACCCAGCGCACTCCCCGCGTCACTTCCGCGGACACCGGGCTGGCCAGCAGCAGCCCGGCCGGGACCTGCTCGTCACCCACGGGTGCCCACAGCGGCACCGCCAGGAACGCGGCGGGGCCGAACGGCGTGGA
The Candidatus Methylomirabilota bacterium genome window above contains:
- a CDS encoding GvpL/GvpF family gas vesicle protein — its product is MGGAVDAPRRESWRASPVSRRTTSPTATYLYCLVPGPGAPSLRAVPPGLPGMSRPRALRADDALWLIAADAPLARYGAERIESKLHDLEWVSACALAHEGVVEHVARAGTVVPMKLFTLFTSDERALGHIRRRRRSLERLLRRVAGRQEWGVRVGFDEARALSRHRDRRRPRGARLGPGAWFLARKREEHVAAGGLRSSARLEAERVFRALARKADAARRRAPLAVEGTPRVLLDAAFLVRSRRGPGFRAAVRAAARRLADQGCIVTLTGPWPPYNFVGSPR
- a CDS encoding ArsA family ATPase translates to MTSTSATSRGPAGVAERRPTRPRTRGRRAAKTIDPGGGFRFFGGKGGVGKTTCAAAAAIGLADAGRRVLVVSTDPAHSLGDALATRLGPRASRIRTRRGQLYAAELDAERALARWLTHRREKLRVIAERGTYLDDQDIERLLRLSLPGVDELIGLIELARVARARPYEDVVVDTAPTGHTLRFLAMPETVQRIAAVLDHMYAKHRFLAERLGGGYRPDPSDALIEEIDAEGRELQALLRDRRRSSFWWVLLPEALSVEEAKDGLRELSRWGMPVGEVVVNRLTPPPDSPCARCGARIRSERVAVRAVRAAFRGRPLRFVAAAAEEPRGLGALRAIGRRLTDASRGEGLLAGPPPRAPRAERRRRPTGRPKEWLGVVSPDAVRLLLFTGKGGVGKTTCAATAALALADQAPARKILLLSTDPAHSLGDVLAVPLGDPARGLPDVSGGLRARELDADREFRRRQARYREAVDQLFAAVRRGTGFDAAFDRAVVQDLMELAPPGIDELLAMLSVTEALVPRDGGAAAYDMVVVDTAPTGHALRLLALPRVALEWVRALLAILLKYRAVIRPGALAQDLVEMSRDLRQLDALLRDGGATRVVVVTHAAALPRLETLRLLERLRELRMAVSAVIVNAVIAPGAPRCRRCAREAGRQRREIGALRSQSSPRLPTGNPLILTPETAPPPRGVRELRRWGVRWMRPDASPGGRAR
- a CDS encoding gas vesicle protein GvpG; the encoded protein is MLILDTLILGGLRFVLGKIAAAVDSELNDDSALREELLAAQMRLELGEITDEEFAAIERDLLQRISEIRRARTGPAPGRGRVKVTGVEATFTGDEHVGDQPGAGRGR
- a CDS encoding GvpL/GvpF family gas vesicle protein, with the protein product MRAGGAAGKGARRETSRGPAATDSRGKYVYCIIQSSEPLRFGPIGIGAAPAEVHTVNFKEIAAVVSDTPSEVFDATRENVLAHERVNEAVMRQFTVIPMSFGTVFKTRDDIIELLRGAYDAFRDVLVKMHEKLEFGLKVLWDRDDVIRELEQEDEDIRRLKHEISSQKGSTYFARMQYGRLIDAALQARSERYVADIFEQLRDVAVASRANKPIGDRMIMNAAFLVARDREAAFDAKVKEIGARQAHLTFKYTGPWPPYNFVNIRLKLERAK
- a CDS encoding response regulator, with translation MRADSSGAPPGEAPLILVVDDFEDNRAMYVQFLRFAGFRVAEAENGKVALDQATTLRPDLIVMDLSLPVMDGWEATRRLKGDERTKRIPVLALTGHALGRHSEVAREAGCDAFLTKPCLPEDLVAEIRRILAGAGLKTKPKSGR
- a CDS encoding ATP-binding protein — translated: MPRLTSLPARRLPGRAATPSAEAKLALVEFFLGCEDVRQCAQRALEWLVEHSEVKQALCAAVDPDLARLTGVAGHGFPAARVARFAVDLDARDNPLVSALGAGQPVAFPADGADVGRRPSTPFGPAAFLAVPLWAPVGDEQVPAGLLLASPVSAEVTRGVRWVAEVLGHRLVRPRFYGRLVRERALLQRVVNAVLDPVMLTDAEGRLVIANSRAETLFASREAESEGRRRAVALNNMLFTSVLGQSAVREGAERREILLVDPTEGSDLLFELLSTTVEDPREGTGVVSVLRNVTDLRRATEEIEENYRKIRGAEAEIRAERDRLDLVIDSVADPILVTDPVGNIVMMNAPAERLFTAAARATAEETQRVRANDANFTSFVSNLFFGAADLRYRGGISLVDPETGAGIPVEAVSGKVLSEHGEVTAVVTILHDRTEALEKEQLYEQLKRASSELEEKIRQATAELVRQNELLRRQAIELEQASALKTQFLANMSHEFRTPLNAILGYTSMLLKGVAGELTTLQRDNLSRVDSNGRHLLAIINDILDISRIEAGRMPLHLGEFEVPALIREVMAELDPLIARSKLEVVSEIPPDIPALRSDRAKVKQIVLNLLTNALKFTPQGRVNVSAAVLPATRQIAIAVSDTGIGIPPEEQAKVFEDFRQADSSSTRQYGGAGLGLAICRRLATMLEGQVTLTSKVGEGSTFTLLLPLRLRRR